One window of Mustela lutreola isolate mMusLut2 chromosome 13, mMusLut2.pri, whole genome shotgun sequence genomic DNA carries:
- the LOC131813645 gene encoding uncharacterized protein LOC131813645, with protein MSTGFSFGTGTLGSTTVAPGGTGAGGGFSFGTGHLGGFGTGLFGTKPTTGFTLGGTNTGIVIGVRPKKWNSSNYNYRINSGDSKALKDENLPPVICQDVENLQKFVKEQKQVQEEISRMSSKAMLEVQEDIKTLSLAASGLQRNTPSIDKLKTETAQVLAGTFPGVRHNSAEGKSFVLLIRCPGASHRRLALERRKTDKAQTEIENENGTTVIDLPGTLSLETDCSGTGISPAECSLISASLPPWPEEPGLDNPALEENTATDTMQQPVSFPEGKITTIEIHRSDPYIQLGIRIVGGGLAPLNNRYIVIQEVCRDGVIAKDGRLLAGDPILQASGDRVDLTIARPGKSQPGNPVQDTGAQGSSQQHAQPLYHNRPSSHKMRPRVCMFSFICPQGILVTNW; from the exons GTGGTTTTGGAACCGGGCTCTTTGGAACGAAACCTACCACTGGGTTCACTCTGGGAGGAACAAATACAG GGATTGTCATTGGTGTCAGAcctaaaaaatg GAATAGCAGCAACTATAACTACAGGATTAACTCTGG GGATAGTAAAGCACTGAAGGATGAAAATCTCCCTCCTGTCATCTGCCAGGATGTTGAAAACCTCCA gAAATTTGTGAAGGAACAGAAACAGGTACAAGAAGAAATTAGTAGAATGTCTTCAAAAGCCATGCTTGAAGTACAAGAAGATATTAAAACTCTGTCACTGGCTGCCAGTGGATTACAGAGGAACACCCCCAGTATTGACaagttgaaaacagaaactgCTCAG GTCCTTGCAGGAACATTTCCTGGAGTGCGGCACAACAGTGCAGAAGGGAAATCCTTTGTCCTCTTAATAAG aTGTCCTGGAGCTTCTCATCGGAGACTTGCCCTAGAAAGGAGGAAAACTGATAAAGCTCAGACAGAGattgagaatgaaaatggaaccACTGTAATAGATCTTCCAGGTACTTTATCCCTCGAAACGGACTGTTCAGGGACAGGCATATCACCTGCTGAGTGCAGCTTGATATCAGCGTCTCTGCCCCCATGGCCTGAGGAGCCTGGCCTGGACAACCCCGCCTTGGAGGAGAACACGGCCACAGACA CTATGCAACAGCCGGTTAGTTTTCCAGAAGGCAAAATTACTACAATTGAAATTCACCGGTCTGATCCTTATATTCAGCTAGGAATTAGGATTGTTGGGGGAGGCTTAGCGCCACTGAACAACAGATACATTGTTATCCAGGAAGTCTGTCGGGATGGGGTGATCGCCAAAGATGGAAGACTTCTTGCTGGAGACCCAATTCTTCag GCTAGTGGCGACAGGGTGGATTTAACAATTGCTAGGCCGGGGAAATCCCAGCCTGGTAACCCTGTCCAGGACACAGGAGCTCAGGGTAGCAGCCAGCAGCATGCACAGCCGCTGTACCACAACAGACCCAGCTCACACAAGATGAGGCCTCGAGTTtgcatgttttcattcatctgcCCTCAGGGAATCCTTGTGACAAACTGGTAA